The following nucleotide sequence is from Salvia splendens isolate huo1 chromosome 2, SspV2, whole genome shotgun sequence.
GTTGAATCGGCTTCTTGAAGTACAGAAGCTTGATGCTATTGATATAGAAGGTGCAATTCACGCCTACTATGATATTATTTCTCAGCCTTGTGTGGTCTGTCGGCAAATAGGTGGAAAAAAATTATCAGCAAAATATTCACCAATTCACTCAATGCAAATGGGTGATAAAGTGAAAATTGTGAGGGATTACTTGATATCAGCCACTGCAAAGGACTTAAGTGTGATGATTAGTTTTAAGTCCAAAGTAAATATGGATGAGGAGTCTCCTCATCGTGCTATCTTTCTGGAATCAAGCAAGCAAACCTTTTATTACAAGGTGGACACCAATAGATCCTTTTGTATGTTTAGTATTATTGTTGTGGTAATCAATAGTACGTCGTCTTCACTATGGAGTATTGAGGAAGGCTTTTTTTTTTGGGTGATCTAGAAGCATGGACTTGTTAAAATCTGGCATCAAAATTTATTAACACTTTTATGTCTTTTCATGCTATGTGACTTACAAGGATGAACTTCCCTTCCAGTTCTAGCTTTACGCAAAAAGTTCTTGTTACTTGTTTTTCTCTTGCACTTTGTGAAATTAGTCACAGATGCATGTAGGTAACCCACACAGTGTTAAAACTTTAAGGGGAATTAGATTTTGTCCTCGGGATATATTTTGTATAAATTATCTATTTGTTTTGCATGTTCTTGTTCTTTTCTGATCACATTCCTCTACAATCTTATAGGCATCTTTTATTGACCTAGACATGAAACCATTAAAGAGAATGGAATATTACTATAAGTTGGATCAACAAATAGTCAACAACTATGGCCAGATGTTAAAAGATATAGAGGTGCTTGATTGTGTTGAGACGACCCAGGAATCACTGAATGCGTGTACCAGTTTGAAAAATGGTGGTaagttctttctttttctaaGGCAAAAACACATCTCGAGGTTCCTATATTATCaatgtttgttttatttagtACTTATACAATGTTTGTGATTCTCCAAGTCGTAATTATATTTTTGATATGTTAATCCTTGCATTACTATGTTTGATCTCAAGATGTCATTGTTACACTTTTTTTAACAATAAAAAAGTTATAATCTTAATCAGAATTAcattcaaaataatttccatgaACATGAACTTTTATACTGTTGATGAACATGTTTATGCTTATCCCTCACCCCTTTCTCTAAACACCTACACAAGTGAGTGTGCGCCTGATTTTGGCTTGTGGATATTGATTTGATATCATGTGTCAAATACAACACCCCATAAACAAATAAGGTAAATTCTGACCCATATTCGCTTCTTGATTAGCACTCTGCTACTTTGAAGAATTTCACATTTTTGTTAGTGTACATACTTTTAGTCTATTAATATCTGTGCCTAAACATTGCAAATGCCATCCTCCTGGCATATCTGGTTGTCCAAGTTATGTTTGTGGGAAGTAAAATGAAATGACCTATCTCTTATATCAATGGGGAAATAATATCTCAATAATCTCATCCATCAATGCATAAATTAAAGGGAATGATCAATGTCAATCAAATAGTCTGTAGTGTCCTCTTACTGTTCATATTTGAGACTTGACCACTATATCACAAAACTAAAGATTAAGGTTCATAAGAGTGACCTGTATACTGCACTTGGTTGCTCTACATTTTCACTTTGGAAAAATGTGATGATGTCTGTGGTTGAATCCAATCACCAGGTTACAAAAACAATCTTGGGTCATATCACACTTTGCTTTCTCTTTACATATATGTCATTTGCTTTCTCTTTCTTATCTCTGTGAGCATTTAAATTGTGGTTATCAGCTCCTGCAGGAATGGCAAATTGATTGAGGAGTCTAGAAGAAAGATATAGATAAGCTTTCTTTTCAATGAAGAAAGGGTGTGTCAACTACTTCAGTATCTTCCGGTCCACATCAGTGATTAATTTATGCAGCTCGATATGGACTGAGAAGTTAATGGAAATATGGCTTGCTAGAAGATGATCGCTCCTCCTGTGCTCTCTCTATACCACAAGTTAACCTCAACCAGTTTCGTCTAACTGAATCTGGAATATAGTTCTGTCTGTAATTGTAGACTTCATGAATATTTCATACTCTCTGTGAGTGTTCCAATCTTTGTTGTTGTAATTCTATTCTAAGCTATACTCGAAGTGGACATGCCTAACTGAAATTGTGTAAACAGCCAGCAATCAACTTCCCATTCATGCCCACTCTATCAAATTTGTGTTTATGGAAAATCCTCTTTTGCATATTTCATTGCTCAGGCTCTGGTGGAGTGTACTTTTTGTACAGTGATAAAATTTAGGTTTAACAGATAGTAGTGCATTTCTCATAACAGCATTGCTCTGTAGTTCAATGGCTTGTTTTAACAAAGAAGCTTCAGTTTTTGCTCTTTAgaataaaactaatactccatgtGCGGCTCATTCACTGTATGACTGATTGTGTTGCACTTAAAAGGTGAGCATAATATTCATAATATGAATAACCAAACTGAAATGttaaatttgatttggattcaattttaatattttcttccaaatttggattttttatttagtttggaTTATTTCAAAAGTGAAACAAATCTGAAAATTGACTTTATATCtaataaatatgattttatttatataattcctccatatatttttattttaataaacttTTTATGTGATTCTTTACTAACTACTTCtgtcactttttctttctatttatcttatttgtattaaaactcaCCGTCACttcaaaagtttatatttttaaatgcaGAAGAAAGTATTGTTTAAataatgttttcaaatatgaaaATCCAAATTATATCtagtaaatatattaaaattcacatcactcaaaagtttatatttttaaatgccGAAAAAAGTATTATATTGAGGTGTGttatatttttaactttttaagttgctaactctcctaactcatcaacgtagtgtattaaaaatgtcaacacgattaCATTAAAATGTCTACACGGTATATtgaaatatcaacaaaattatatgttacattttaatgtcatcatgttgatatttttagtatactgcgttgatgagttagctaCTTAAAAAAATTGCAATTGATCACCCCTCTATATTTAAATACTAATGTTTTCAAATCTGAAAATCCAAATTATATCTAATAAATGTGATTTTATGTaagtaatattttcttcaaatattTGTACCTAACAAATATAGTAATCAAATAAATTTTCAGATTTGCCTTAAAGATAACCTTTCAAAACTCAATTACCCAAATTCCGCATTTCTGGAACACACGTGCGCTTACCCCGCCGCCAAGAAACATCCATCTCTATtaacaaaaacacacacacagaaTCATCAAATCAGACATGAGATTTTCCTACGAATCTCTGCCGCCTGCAGACAAAATCCTGACGGCGgcagcctccgccgccgcctcagCCATCCTCCTGAAATCCTTCGCCAGCGACCTCATTCCCCAGCAGATCCAAACGTACCTATCCTCATCCCTCGCCAAGCTCTCGCGGCAGCTCACTGTCGTCGTTGACGAATTCGACGGCCTCACTTCCAACCAAATGTTCGACGCCGCCACCGTCTACCTCTCGGCCAAAATCTCCGGCGCCACCACAAGGATCAAAGTGAACATGCCCCCCAAACAGCAGGACCTCGCCGTCACCGTCGACAAAAACCAAGAGATCGTCGACTTCCACGCCGGCATCCGCTTCAAATGGACTCTGCAGTGTGCCACCGCCGTCACAAAAACCGCCAAAAACGAGCCATCCCGATCGGAACTGAGATACTTCGAGCTCAGTTTCAACCGGAAACACAAAGACTACGTGTTGAAGGTGTACTTGCCCTACATTTTGGCGAGAGCCAGGGAGATGGAGGAGGAGGGAAAGACTGTCAGGCTGCACACGGTTGATTACAACGGAACTGATTACTGGAGCTCGGTGGCTCTGAACCATCCGGCCACGTTCGAGACGATGGCGATGGAGGCTGAGACGAAGAAGGGGCTGATGGAGGATCTGGATAGGTTTGTGAGCAGGAAGGATTACTACAGGAGGGTTGGGAAGGCTTGGAAACGAGGATACCTGTTGTACGGCCCTCCGGGGACCGGGAAGTCAAGCTTGGTTGCGGCCATGGCTAATTACCTCAACTTTGATGTTTATGACTTGGATTTGAGGGAGGTTCAATGCAACTCCGATTTGAGGAGGCTCTTGATTGGCTCCTCCAATCGTTCCATACTTGTCATTGAGGACATTGACTGCAATGTCGGATTGCAAAACAGGGAAACAGATACCGCAGCAGCTCAGGAAGACAaggtttctctctttctctctctcacacacacacacactatatgtgtgtatatatatatatatctagatATAAGTAAGGGTGCCGCCAATACGGAATTGACGGTTATGGTTCCAACGGAACAGAACTGTAACCGCTCTGGCAGCATATTTGAATACTTTCGGTTTTGAATTGGAAACCAGTGGTTTGTAACTAGTTTTTAAACAGCTTTCCTCAATGTTTCTCTGTTTTCCCGTGGAACCGGCTTTAACCAGAACCGAATCGATAAGCCGGTTCCGGTTAGGCCCATCAAGGCCAGTCGTGTTTTGAAACCTGAAACCGCTGATCCGGTTGCAAGTCGAACCGGCAGTTCCAATTTAACTATGCATTCCTAAACATGAGTGTTGAATGTGAACAGATAACCTTATCTGGGCTGCTGAACTTCATTGATGGGCTGTGGTCGAGTTGTGGGGATGAGAAGATCATAGTCTTCACCACCAATCACAGGAACAGGCTGGATCCGGCGCTGCTCCGACCGGGCCGAATGGACGTGCACTTGGAGATGTCTTACTGCACATTCAGTGGCTTCAAGATACTTGCTTCCACCTATCTGAGGATTGACGACCACTTGCTCTTTCCGGTGATCGGAGAGCTGCTTGGAGAAGTTGAGGCGACGCCGGCTGAAGTTGCTGGAGAGCTCATCAAGAGTGAGGATTCTGATATTGCACTACCAATCTTAGTTCATTTCCTCAAGCACAAGGACATTAAGAGATCATGTTAGAAACAATTTTGGATACTTATACGCATCATTTAATATTCCAGTTAAGTTTTGTCCATTTACTTCAACTTAACATAAATGCAAAGCAAAGGCAGCACAAACATTTCACCCCATCAATGAAGCATACAATTTGAAACATAATCATAGTAATCATTGTCagataaaattaaatagatCCCGAATTGCAACAATGGAACATTCCCTCATTCTTAACAATTCAGGGAAATTCCTAACTACCAATATATATATGTCTATAACTTGCAACGAAGTGATCAGGAAGGCACTCGGATTTTCCAGCGCAGTACATCCAGTTGCTCCTTACTGTATACTTCCCAGCACGATACATCCGACGACACAACAAAATATCAACCTTTGGCACGTAAAACAATTCAATAATCTAACCGAAGTGAAAACTAAGGAATGCATAGTATATATGATGCTTTACCATGACAACTAAGTTGCATCATTATCTGAAATTGATGCTGTCTGCACAAGATGCACTTCTGTATCCGGAGCCATCTACACATGGAAAGTTTCAAGTATCAAAAATCACAAAGTCGTGTGATGATGAATGCTTAAAATAGTTATGGAGCCTTTTCACCTTCAATAAATTTTGGTCCTTCCATGGTCCTTTATCAGACCTCAAGCAGCCCCCTTCAATTGCACAGGTACAGCAACCACCAAAGAAATCTGGTAGTTCACTACCAACCAAAAAAATTCTGAGTTCCAACATTCCTACTACATGACAACGAGTCAGAAAATTCTAGTGATAGTCACCTTTCATCAATTACTTCAAGCAACTTTCTCTGATAATTGCTGCCAATAACCTAATACATTCAGAAGGCATCATTGCATGTATTAACAGCATCAGACCCAAATATACAAGTAGACCTGGACTCATGAGGTACCTGGATTTTCGAAGTTGTCTCAGGATCAAGTAATGGTTTGACCACATTCCATATCATCCGAAAGCCAGGACCAGCATTGACAATAAACATTCGGGAAAGTGTCTGATATATTAAGAAAAGATCTTTTTCAACCGAAGGATATGCAGAGAATCTAATTGTGACATCTTCCGTGGACTATATAGTCCTAACAATTACAAAGCAATCTTTGGTAGTATGAGGCACATACTTCAGGATAATTGTCGTTATCAACCTTCTGAACCACTTTAATAAATTCGACAACAGGGCCAGTGAGATTCATTAAATTCTGAACAGAACAAAGAGCACAAATGAACACATGTATAAATTATAATCTCttgagaaaaaagaaattgatatgatatttAACGTGAAGCGATATCAAACAATTACCAATCCTTCAACATCCAAAATTGTTGTACTTGAACCTATGTGTTTGTTTGCAGCAACTGAACATGCAGGAAATCTTATGGCAAGACTTCTCTCGAACTCCTGGACTTGATATTTTACAAATCTGTCTACATTTGTGACCTGCAGTAGCATATCAACGTCAGTCATACCCAACCTCTCTATGTATACGGGTCGTCCATCCTTGTCAACACCATGGTAACCATGAGGATAATATTGTTGAACCTCATTCAACTCTTTGAAGTGAAAGTCCTGATACAAACAAAGTGCATTCGGAgttaaaacaaaacaataagaTAATAAGTGCatgatttaaattaaattacagAATTCTTCGAATAtggaaataaacaaaaaaaaatgtgtcaATATCACGAATTTTTTTCACAAATCCAGAGAAAATTTAGAGTAAGATCTAAAATTTAAATGTCATCTGACAAAATAAAGTATGGCACGATAGCCCGAGAACAAATTGCCAGAGACACTAAACCCCCGTCTTAGAATCCATGCCCAAGTcttgcaaaacaaataaattagtggaatgtggggtccattaccaaaagtagtactccttccgttccatagtaatggaggcgtttctttttggcacggagattaagaaaattgtgttaggtgagttaagtaaagggagaataaagtggaaaatgaaaaaggtagagagatgaagagagaataaaataagagagagtaaagtaggcgtggagaaatgtgttgacttttactaaaaagggaaatgactctattaccatggaacagagggagtaataagtAAGGATTTCAATTaattagggacggacgaaaaaggaaattggtGCCAATTAatggaggacggagggagtaattaaatttatcttCTTTGTACATAGAAATCCCCAATCGTCCAAGTGAGTGATGCTACAAAAACTATGTGCAGGTATATACGCATTATATGTATTTTCAAAGAGCTGGAAACAGTAAAGACTTGGGGTAAATCTTGCATGTAATCCAATGGCTTAACATAATATAAATATCAGATGAACTGAAAATCACCTCCATGATTGTATCAGCACCAAAATTCTTTCTCCATTCTAGCATGTCTGCCCACATGATCTTTGCCTTATTGATGTTGAACTTCCTTGCTTTCAGAAATCTGTTCATTATTGATAGATCAGGGCCCATGTTTCATGGTCACAAAAGTTTCTGAAAAACTGATGCAAAGGTGCACCAGCAGCTTCATGTGTGATACAAGCTCTTGATGAACATGGGAAGAATCATAATCCcgatgtttttttaatatagcaTTCAATCACCTAAATGGGTATTAAGACTTGTAAAAGGTAAAACTAGACTAGACTTAGAAAGAAATGTTGATTTGAATACGAGAACCATTTTTGTCATATTCTCTGGGAAATTATATGTGGTTTACTGGTGATCCACATTCTAAAGAATATAAAGGTCCTGACACAAGAGTTTGCAGATAAGCTCAATCAAAAATTACTGTAATAGGAAGATTTTTTTGACAAATTGCATGGCATTTACAAATTCTACAATGGATATGGAAACAGATGCAGAAAAGGTTAACACTGATTGTTCATTACATCCTTCCATCAGTATGTATGGGTACATCAAACACAAATATATTAAGAACAGGCCATAGAAATCTGGATTTTGGTTATCGTGTGAAATTGATGGATATAGAAGTTTCTGACAGATTATTCATCTTTATCCACTCTTGGTCCAGACTTGCAATCAATGAAATGAGAAAAAAAGTATCAGAGTGACAATGTCAAATGGTTacctcaacataatgtgataaTCATCAAATCTCGAAGGAAGCAAACTATCCATCATCAGTGCTTGACGAAACGCATCGACAGCCTTTTGATCCCGGATTTCATGAATATCTTCACCTTTACAAACTCCAGAATCATTTCTCCGTTTGATCTTGTTTCTCAGAGAATTCCTGAATTTACTAGATGCATTTTTGGCTTTTTTAAGAATTCCGGATTTCGTATTTTCCTCCAAGTTCTCAGGATCTGGTATGTGTTTGTGTTCATCATCCTTACAGTAACCTGACCAAGCAAAATGAGTTTTTACCATTTCAGAATTTTGAGCATATAATTGTGATTGCCACAATAATCACTCGAATACTCTTCCTACTACCTCACTTTCCTCAAAAATTTCTTACTATTATAATGTAAATCAATGATCAATTACCAATTTTAACAGAGAAACATTAGGTTTCAATTTCCACAATAAAAACACAGATGCAGACGCTCAGAGACTAAGATATCAACCTGATCTCGACGTAACCTAGTTAATATCCAAACAGAAATTTGAGTACGAATCAAATTTAAACCACATTTCCTCTGCCGACACACCATAATTGAGAAAATCATGATTTAGCAGAGCGCGAACAAAGTAATTAAGTGCGGAGAAATGAGATTGATTGACTCACGCGTGGAGGAGAGTGGATCGACGGCGTTGGACATTGTGAGAGACGACGGTGGAGGGAGGGAAATCCGAGGGAGAGGATAGATGGCGTAGTGGGTTTGTTGAGAGGCGGTGGTGAAAGGGGGAGAGTGGCGGCGGGGCCCAGCCACGTGGCGTGAGTGACTGTGTTTGGTGCTGCGTCATTTGGCGGGAATATGCGGAAAGCATAGTATTTTACAACTGTTTTATGCCTCTACTTTACTTTCCTAACACGATATTTACGCTTGGATAAGctctgttttttttaaatgaaaatttattttttctcataGTTGAGTTGGCTTTTTTTAAGACAGTCCTTTtttttgtgaagaaaaaaaaagttattctGTTTTTTTACTTTACAATTGTTCATTGGTGTGTGTtttagatatatttttttatatatagataAATAGAATTGAAAATTTTAGAGAGCACGTCTAAGTTAATTTGAAGTTGAGATCAAATTTCATagacattaattattttatcattagATTAATGAGTGCacaagtttgtatttgatttttGTATGCATGTTTGGTAGGTGTATCTATGTGTGTTCAATGTGAACCCTGATTGTAGTGGCTACGATTGCGAAGAAAAGAGGTGACAAACAatgataaatgaaaaaaaaacaaatataatgAGATAATGGGTAGTTATGTAGTATAATATATGTTGTATGGCTtgctaaataattaaatataatgtgACGCGTGACTAATTGGTGTATGGTATGGTTGGTGTGGTGACTTATTATTAGTATGAATGAAGTTATACCCTACTTTTGTTAAATTTGATGGGGAATTATCTGATTTAAGGTCAATTGCCAACAATGCaagatttttaatattttggttTATGTGGTGCTACATAATACTCCCCACCgataaaaaaaacattgatCTTTTTTTCAATTTCGTATACGAttgcattttcaataaaaaacatGCTTATTTGTAGTTAAAAACAACGTCAACCTCGAAATAGCAAATAATATCAATAAAGTAACAATGATACCGTCAAAACAACTATAAATAACTTTCTTTCATTGAGGACTAAACATAATATCACCAAATAAactatggagtataaaattaatttttccacacattcattttaaaattttacaagATTCTATTGATAATTTTACTCAGCATCTTTAGAGAAATGAACAATGAGATTCAATATCAAaaagaaataaatcaaataatagaTTTTATTTAGAATAAATAGCATAGTGTTAAAATAAAATCCTGATAATACTGTATATGATATATTTATACTTTCACTATTGATCAACTATACAAATATTATAGTGGCATGTTTGCTTTCCAAAAaagcaaaattttaaaatgaactAGTGTGGCACCATCGTTGATGCTATATGTGTATTGcttctttcattttcatttggAGTAGTAAATAACCTAACATATTGTAACACAGTTAGTAGTGCTGACCTTGAAGTCACAGGTTTAAATCCCGCTACCTGCTGAGAGACTTTCAGCCTTAATCACCCGATCGAACATGATTAGTCAGATTTCATCAAAGGTGGGTTCGAAACACTATGATCAAAcccaataaaaaaacaaattagatAGGAGGCTATAGAATTGGCCATCGTTATTGCACGATCTTCATTATGGAGAAGATATCTAGGCTGTGCGAACTAATTTGCTTTCAACATTAACAGCAATCATCCAAAAAACCATCAATcctaataaaaataatgaacaaaacAGCAAGTCATTAGCAGTTTCATCTTCATCAGCAATCACCGAAAAACTATCACTCCAGCAGATCATCCACCCGTGACTTCCCTAGCGCATCGAGTTTCCGCAACTCGCTGTTAATCGCTCTATTCGGAAAGATATTATCAGCCTTCATCCTATCCCTGAACCCGTAAGCCGGCTTCTTCGCCTTCACATAGGCATGGAGGAGCGAGTGGTATTGACGGGTACGCGACTCGTAACCGGCGCCCTTCATCATCTGGAATATCTTCTCCGTATTGTGCACATCTCCTCTCTCTGCATACTTATCCATGATGGCAAGGAAGGAAGTGAACATAGGTTTCCCCACCTTCTTCTTTATGGCCTTCACTAATATGGAATCAGCTTTCTCGACTTCTCCA
It contains:
- the LOC121792751 gene encoding AAA-ATPase At3g50940-like, whose translation is MRFSYESLPPADKILTAAASAAASAILLKSFASDLIPQQIQTYLSSSLAKLSRQLTVVVDEFDGLTSNQMFDAATVYLSAKISGATTRIKVNMPPKQQDLAVTVDKNQEIVDFHAGIRFKWTLQCATAVTKTAKNEPSRSELRYFELSFNRKHKDYVLKVYLPYILARAREMEEEGKTVRLHTVDYNGTDYWSSVALNHPATFETMAMEAETKKGLMEDLDRFVSRKDYYRRVGKAWKRGYLLYGPPGTGKSSLVAAMANYLNFDVYDLDLREVQCNSDLRRLLIGSSNRSILVIEDIDCNVGLQNRETDTAAAQEDKITLSGLLNFIDGLWSSCGDEKIIVFTTNHRNRLDPALLRPGRMDVHLEMSYCTFSGFKILASTYLRIDDHLLFPVIGELLGEVEATPAEVAGELIKSEDSDIALPILVHFLKHKDIKRSC
- the LOC121792754 gene encoding phosphatidylinositol/phosphatidylcholine transfer protein SFH6-like, yielding MSNAVDPLSSTRYCKDDEHKHIPDPENLEENTKSGILKKAKNASSKFRNSLRNKIKRRNDSGVCKGEDIHEIRDQKAVDAFRQALMMDSLLPSRFDDYHIMLRFLKARKFNINKAKIMWADMLEWRKNFGADTIMEDFHFKELNEVQQYYPHGYHGVDKDGRPVYIERLGMTDVDMLLQVTNVDRFVKYQVQEFERSLAIRFPACSVAANKHIGSSTTILDVEGLNLMNLTGPVVEFIKVVQKVDNDNYPETLSRMFIVNAGPGFRMIWNVVKPLLDPETTSKIQVIGSNYQRKLLEVIDESELPDFFGGCCTCAIEGGCLRSDKGPWKDQNLLKMAPDTEVHLVQTASISDNDAT